In Chryseobacterium oryzae, the genomic stretch TAACTTCGAAAATGGAGGGATAAAAGCTTCGGTATCATTGGCTACTAACGATCATTATACCAATGCAAAAGGCGAAAAAGTAGAAGAAACTCAATGGCACAGTTTGGTTGCGTATGGGAAAACAGCCGAAATTTTTCAGAAATATGTTCCTAAAGGAAAAGAAATCGCTATTGAAGGTAAAATTACCTACAGATCCTACGAAGATAAAGACGGTACAAAAAGATATATTACCGAGATTAGAGTAGAAGAACTACTTCTTTTAGGGAGTAAATAATCTATGAACTTTAAAATCATAATAGCATGAAAATTAAAGTTTTAAAAATCCGAATTGATGATGAACATCTGTTGGAAGATCAAAAAATAGTTGATTCTTTTTTGAAATCTCATGAAATTATTAAAGCTGAAACCGCATTTGTTCAGAATGAGCAGTTCTGGTCTGTTTTGATCTACTTTAATAATTTGGAAGATGTTACCAAAACAACAATAAAAGAGCCTAAAAGTTTGAAATATTCCGCAGAAAATGAAGACTTAAACAACGATGAAATAGAAATTTTGGAAGCTTTGAAGCTTTGGAGATCCGAAAAAGCAAAAGAACAGAATCTTCCTACTTATTTTATTGCAACCAATAAAGAATTAATTTCTGTAGCAAAATACAAGCCGGCAAAGAAAGAAGAGCTTTTAGACATTAAAGGTTTCGGAAAACATAAGATTGAAAATTATGGCGAAGAAATTTTGGAAATTTTAGACAGTGTTTAATCATCAAAAAATTTACTTGTGAAGTTTTTATTGATTTAAAAGTCCCTGCGATTGCTTATTTTTGCAGTTAATAATAATCAATCATTTATAAAAAATGAAGCCAGGTTTAGCAAAAGGAACCAGAGATTTTACATCGCTAGAAGTTTCAAGAAGAAAATACATCATCAATATATTACAGAAAAATTTCGAACTCTTTGGTTTTCAACCTTTGGAAACACCAAGTTTCGAAAATCTTTCAACACTCACCGGGAAATATGGTGAAGAAGGAGATCGTCTTATTTTTAAGATTCTGAATTCAAGCATTAATGAGGCTAAAGATGATAAAAAAACGCAAATGCTTAATGATTTTCAAAGAGCGTTAGAAAAACCTTTCAGCTCTGAAAATCTTACCGATAAAGCTCTTCGTTACGACTTAACTGTACCTTTTGCAAGATTTGTAGCCATGAATCATGGGAAATTAACATTTCCATATAAACGTTACCAAATTCAATCGGTTTGGAGAGCAGACCGACCTCAAAAAGGCAGATTCAGAGAATTTTACCAATGCGATGCAGATGTTGTAGGAAGCGAAAGTCTTTTGCAGGAAGTAGATTTGGTACAATTATATCTAAAATCTTTTGCTGAACTAAAAGTTTCAGTGACAATTCATATCAACAACAGAAAAATCCTTTCAGGATTAGCAGAATATGCAGGAATTACCGATAAACTAATCGATTTTACCGTAGCTCTAGATAAATTAGATAAAATTGGTAAAGATGGTGTTGTGAAGGAACTTTTGGAGAGAGGAATTTCTCAGGAGTCTATTAATAAACTGGATTTCCTGTTTAACCAATCTGATGATGCTTTAGAAAATCTTCTTCAGTTAAAAGAGAAATTCGCAGGAAATGAAATTGGCTTAAAAGGTGTTGAAGAACTAGAATTTGTAATTACTCAATCTTTAAATTTAGGTGTAGATATTCAGAATCTTGTTTTTGATATTACTTTAGCTCGTGGTTTAGATTATTATACCGGAGCAATTTTTGAAGTGAAAGCAGACGAAGCACAAATGGGTTCTATCGGCGGAGGTGGAAGATATGATAATCTTACTGAAGTTTTCGGGGTGAAAAACGTTCCGGGAATTGGGATTTCTTTCGGTCTTGACAGGATTTATTTGGTAATGGAAGAGCTGAACCTTTTCCCTGAAGAAGCCACATCTAATGTTGAATATCTCTTTGCGAATTTTGGTGGCGAAGAAACTATTGAAGCTTTAAAATTGATTATTCAGTTGAGGGAAAAAGGAATTTCTGCTGAACTTTATCCTGAAAATGCAAAAATCAACAAACAATTCACTTATGCTGAAAAGAAAG encodes the following:
- a CDS encoding HRDC domain-containing protein, producing the protein MKIKVLKIRIDDEHLLEDQKIVDSFLKSHEIIKAETAFVQNEQFWSVLIYFNNLEDVTKTTIKEPKSLKYSAENEDLNNDEIEILEALKLWRSEKAKEQNLPTYFIATNKELISVAKYKPAKKEELLDIKGFGKHKIENYGEEILEILDSV
- a CDS encoding single-stranded DNA-binding protein: MSLRNKVTLIGYTGKEVEMINFENGGIKASVSLATNDHYTNAKGEKVEETQWHSLVAYGKTAEIFQKYVPKGKEIAIEGKITYRSYEDKDGTKRYITEIRVEELLLLGSK
- the hisS gene encoding histidine--tRNA ligase codes for the protein MKPGLAKGTRDFTSLEVSRRKYIINILQKNFELFGFQPLETPSFENLSTLTGKYGEEGDRLIFKILNSSINEAKDDKKTQMLNDFQRALEKPFSSENLTDKALRYDLTVPFARFVAMNHGKLTFPYKRYQIQSVWRADRPQKGRFREFYQCDADVVGSESLLQEVDLVQLYLKSFAELKVSVTIHINNRKILSGLAEYAGITDKLIDFTVALDKLDKIGKDGVVKELLERGISQESINKLDFLFNQSDDALENLLQLKEKFAGNEIGLKGVEELEFVITQSLNLGVDIQNLVFDITLARGLDYYTGAIFEVKADEAQMGSIGGGGRYDNLTEVFGVKNVPGIGISFGLDRIYLVMEELNLFPEEATSNVEYLFANFGGEETIEALKLIIQLREKGISAELYPENAKINKQFTYAEKKGIKNLVFLGEEEIKNRTVTFKNLEIGEQKTVSLDEFLD